A single genomic interval of Falco cherrug isolate bFalChe1 chromosome 8, bFalChe1.pri, whole genome shotgun sequence harbors:
- the APBB3 gene encoding LOW QUALITY PROTEIN: amyloid-beta A4 precursor protein-binding family B member 3 (The sequence of the model RefSeq protein was modified relative to this genomic sequence to represent the inferred CDS: deleted 1 base in 1 codon) — protein sequence MLGKDYMLAIVLVNCDDNLWSDQSLETDPDLPPGWRKICDSLGTYYWHVSTGTTQWQHPAHTTCPGGHLEADGEETLQGMDCQAPVAKHLAKNRPIPSPMASLSQRTSLPWQGDDFQHSAEPGSKCFAVRLLGSVEIPEEDLAPGKSSIAVNNCIQQLSNSKGQGSGENQGEGQDLVMILKKDTMSLVDPLDHSLIHRQPILNIRVWGVGCNNGRDRDFAFVASDKDTCVLKCHVFHCNVPAKGIAKALHEMCSKIVAERAVASSRLPCATTLEPVSTEDLPLQVDILEAVRQSMQTYKALYIGSLPVPRAMGMDVLNKAIEKLTRGPGREHWMPSLIHVSDTAMRVHPAQVGRGTGGYGRSRHPAATGVGQATPTGDPEDEEAAHIWECQVRYVTFLGVGRDAHTFALIVDTGRCFQCTAFWCEPDAGTISEAVQAACMVSGSRNPPNSPALWDTCGRRRRQGLGTEEGKAEGLSGMPNPGGRQGREGADPSEPHPTPRHTQPPSDATLRPRLVVCGPAVVSPCSSTPRPRPVPRVPTGAVPEVPGAAAPAKVKGATGRGWAGPTAAGDAATGAAKASGSSGGAAGPGARRRGLFSLLEAFRLRRTLLHSP from the exons ATGCTGGGCAAGGACTACATGCTGGCCATCGTCCTCGTCAACTGCGACG ACAACCTCTGGAGTGACCAGAGCCTGGAGACAGACCCTGACCTCCCCCCAGGCTGGAGGAAAATCTGTGACTCTCTGGGCACCTACTACTGGCATGTGTCAACGGGCACGACACAGTGGCAGCACCCTGCACACACCACTTGCCCAGGAGGGCACCTGGAGGCTGATGGAGAGGAGACACTCCAGGGAATG GACTGCCAGGCCCCTGTGGCAAAGCACTTGGCAAAGAACAGGCCCATTCCCAGCCCCATGGCTTCGCTGTCCCAAAG GACCTCACTGCCCTGGCAGGGAGATGACTTCCAGCACAGCGCAGAGCCTGGCTCCAAG tgctttgctgtgcGTTTGCTGGGCTCGGTGGAGATCCCCGAGGAGGACCTGGCACCTGGCAAGAGCAGCATCGCTGTCAATAACTGTATCCAGCAGCTCTCCAACAGCAAGGGCCAGGGCTCTGGGGAGAACCAGGGTGAG GGCCAAGACCTGGTGATGATCCTGAAGAAGGACACCATGAGCCTGGTGGACCCCCTCGACCACAGCCTCATCCACCGCCAGCCCATCCTCAACATCCGTGTCTGGGGTGTTGGCTGCAACAATggcag GGACAG AGACTTCGCCTTCGTGGCCAGTGACAAGGACACCTGTGTCCTCAAGTGTCACGTCTTTCACTGCAATGTGCCTGCCAAAGGCATCGCCAAGGCCCTGCATGAGATGTGCTCCAAG ATTGTGGCTGAGCGAGCTGTAGCAAGCAGCAGGCTGCCATGTGCCACTACACTGGAGCCCGTCTCCACCGAGGACCTGCCACTGCAAG TGGATATCCTGGAAGCGGTGAGGCAGTCTATGCAGACCTACAAGGCGCTGTACATTGGAagcctgcctgtgcccagggccATGG GGATGGATGTGCTGAACAAGGCCATTGAAAAGCTGACAAGGGGGCCTGGGCGGGAGCACTGGATGCCTTCCCTCATCCACGTATCTGACACAGCCATGCGGGTGCACCCCGCGCAGGTGGGAAGGGGAACAGGGGGCTATGGCCGAAGCAGGCACCCTGCTGCCACTGGGGTAGGACAGGCAACCCCCACAGGGGACCCA GAGGACGAGGAAGCAGCACACATCTGGGAGTGCCAGGTGCGGTATGTGACCTTCCTGGGGGTGGGCCGGGATGCCCACACCTTTGCACTCATCGTGGACACGGGGCGATGCTTCCAGTGCACAGCCTTCTGGTGCGAGCCCGACGCCGGCACCATCTCGGAagcagtgcaggcagcctgCATGGTGAGCGGGAGCAGGAATCCCCCCAActccccagccctgtgggaCACctgcgggaggaggaggaggcaagGGCTGGGAACAGAGGAGGGCAAAGCTGAGGGCCTGAGTGGGATGCCCAACCCTGGGGGGCGGCAGGGACGGGAAGGAGCTGACCCCTCGGAGCCGCATCCAACCCCTCGCCACACCCAACCCCCCAGCGATGCCACCCTGCGGCCACGCCTCGTGGTATGCGGCCCTGCGGTGGTGTCGCCTTGTTCCTCCACCCCACGGCCACGCCCTGTGCCTCGCGTCCCCACAGGTGCAGTACCAGAAGTGCCTGGT GCCGCTGCACCGGCTAAGGTGAAAGGCGCGACAggccggggctgggccgggccgaCGGCCGCAGGGGACGCTGCCACCGGGGCGGCCAAGGCGAGCGGGAGCAGCGGAGGTGCGGCGGGGCCCGGTGCCCGCAGGCGCGGTCTCTTCTCCTTGCTGGAGGCCTTCCGCCTCAGGCGAACTCTCCTCCACAGCCCGtag